GAAGGCGGGGAGGTCGTCCGGGGTGCGGCTGGTGACCAGGCCTTGGTCGCACACCACTTCCTCGTCGGTCCAGTTGGCGCCCGCATTCTTCAAATCCGTCTGGAGCGTGTGATACGAGGTGACGTTGCGGCCCTTGATCACGCCGGCGTCGATGAGAATCCACGGTCCGTGGCAGATCGAGGCCACCGGCTTGTGTTGCTCAAAGAAAGCGCGCGTGAAGTTCTGCGCATCTTTGTCGACGCGGAGATGATCGGCGTTGACGACGCCGCCCGGGAGAACCAGTGCGTCAAATTCGGAGGCATCCGCGTCGGCGACTGCGAGGTCGACGTCGAAGGTGTCACCCTTCTCCACGCCGTTAAAACCCTGGAGCTTTCCCTTGGAGGGAGCCACGAGGGTGGGCTCGCCGCCGGCATCCTTGACCGCCTGCCATGGG
Above is a genomic segment from Arthrobacter sp. YN containing:
- a CDS encoding type 1 glutamine amidotransferase domain-containing protein, coding for MSEHNIAGKRVAFLLTDGVEQVELTSPWQAVKDAGGEPTLVAPSKGKLQGFNGVEKGDTFDVDLAVADADASEFDALVLPGGVVNADHLRVDKDAQNFTRAFFEQHKPVASICHGPWILIDAGVIKGRNVTSYHTLQTDLKNAGANWTDEEVVCDQGLVTSRTPDDLPAFNAKVVEEISEGQHAGQTA